The Spirochaetota bacterium DNA window AAGTGAAGAATGTCGTTGAAAATATTATTGCAACGCTTTTCCCCGATATTCAACATGAAAGTGATTGGTACACTGCAACATTTGCAATCAGCGACTATCTGTACTTGTGCAAACAACTTGTACTCTATGGCAAAGAGGTTGAAATACTAAGTCCACAGAAGGTTCGCCAGGAAATGATACAGATGCTCACTGAAAGCCTGAGTGTGTATCAAAAATAAACATCGCAAATAAGTTACTACCTTTTTTATTTAACTTACTGTAAATTTCCTATATAATTACTACTTCACTCATCTAATTATGTAAGCGATAGTTACTGCACAAAAGTCCACTCCACAACCCACGGTGTTAAGGGATATCCCTTGAAAAATTATTACCAAAGGAGGTAAGTATGCCTAGAAGGCGAGTTCGTCGTTATCCCCTGAACAATTTAATTGATGTCCAGTATTCTATGCTGGATGAGTCCGTGCGAAAGCCCGTAACGTATTATGTGTTGAATTTATTGAAGGAATTACAACCCAACGAACAATTGCTGACACTGAGTATGGAATGCTTGAGCATGGACGATAGAATGGAATTAATTGAAAAAGTATTCCCGAAAGAGACAAGATTTCCGGAAGATGATTTTGAACGTAATTATTATACTGATGCACTTGATGTTGTGAATAGCTCTTCTGGACTAGCAAATGTATTTATTCAGGCTCTCTTGGATAGTTTTAGCATGGTTAAATGGAGTGCAGTACAGAAGGTTTTAGTTAAATTACTTGAAAAAGAATATGGATTGCTCTCTGACAACAAAAATGATTTAGATGAGCGCATTGCAAAGCTTTCTGAATTTTTTATGCTCAACCCCAGCGATTGCGCAGTATTAAAGATATTGGTTATATCACTAGGATCACGAGATAGTATTTTGAAATCAATTTTAACCGAGATCAGTTACCATGAAATGCAACGCCGAATTGCAATAGCCACTACTATACCATTAACAGTTGTAAAGAGGGTATTATCCAAGACAGGGATTCTTTACACAACACGTATAATTGAATCAATAAGTCCAGATGGGTATGAGTATATCACCCTTTCAAGTGAGATTATAGAATTTTTATTTGATATAGAACCAGTAGATATACTGGAAAGATATGTAAAATTTGATACAGGAACAACATTCCCGATTCACGATTTTGCTGTGATGCCTCATGATATAAAGATTGTCAGCACACTTCTTCAAAGCAAGAAACCCTGCAATATCCTTTTATATGGCAAACCAGGGACAGGGAAAACTCAGTTTGCTCGCAGTATTGTAGCGTATAGCAATCGCAAGTTGTTTTTCCTTTCCACAATCATTCGGAACGATACCAGCAAGATGGAAAGCTTGAGCATGCGACTAATGGCAATAACTATCGCACTTAAAATAGCAGAAAAAAATGATGCAGTGCTCATAATTGATGAAGCAGATAGCATACTTAACACTGAATCATATTTTGGTTTTGGAGATAACGGCGATAAAAGCAAGATTAATGATATTCTTGATACAAGCAGAATTCAAAGTATCTGGATAACAAATAAAATAGAACTAATCCCTGATTCAACGTTGCGCAGATTTCACTACAGTATATCGTTTAAACAATTTACTGAAAAGCAGCGTATGTCACTATGGCATAGTATGCTTGGTAAAAGCATATTGAAAAACATTATAAAGGATGATGTTTTATATACATTGTGCCATAAGTATACTGTAAATGCTGCAGGAATAGGGATGAGCATAGAAGCAGTTGAAGCTATGTATACAAATCATTCAATTGCTGATGATGAGGTTATTCCTGTACTTGAAACGTTATTGCAGCGCCATACAGAGCTTACTGGCACACACAATGAAACATTACTGCATCCTTTAACAAAGCAATACGATGTATCACTGTGCAATGCAGATACAGATTTGCAAGCGATAGTAGCTGCGGTAAAGAGTTTTTATGATAAAAAAATTGACAACATCACTATGTCATTTTTGTTGTGGGGTCCAAGTGGCACAGGCAAAACTGAGTTTGTAAAATATTTAGCACAACAAACGGCAAGAAAGCTTATAGTAAAACGAGCATCAGATATTTTTAGCATGTATGTGGGACAAACTGAAAAGCTTATCCGCGCTGCATTTGAAGAAGCCAAGGAAGAAAATGCCATACTGTTTATAGATGAAGCTGATACATTCTTTATAGCCAGAGAAAATGCACAGCGATCATGGGAAGTTTCATTTGTCAATGAGATGCTGATACAAATGGAAAATTTTGGCGGCGTGCTGATATGTTCTACCAACATGCTTAAGCTTTTAGATACAGCAGTTATGCGGCGTTTTACCTTTAAAATTAGGTTTAATCCTGTTAAGCTGTCAATGCGTGTAATGCTGTATGAACGCTATTTTGTAAGCGATAGCAACCCGCTTACATTGCAACAAAAGAAAAGAATTGAAGCTATAGAAGGGCTTACCCCTGGTCACATAAAGGCGGTGTACCAAAAAGCATTGCTTACTGATTTGCTGAACGATCACGATCACATCATAGACCAGTTGGAAAATGAAGTGCGGTATATGAATAAGCAAAAAAAGATGAAGATTGGTTTTAATGCATAGAGCATATTAATCAATCTTCTTTAGCACTTTCTTTTGTTGCCTATGACAAAAGAAAGTGCTTAAAATAATAATTAGGAAATCCCACTTTATAAGAGGTGCACTATATACGCAATTCATAAGTTTTTGCTTGATACACTGAAACAAAAAACTATCAAAAAAAAGAAGTGGCTCAACATT harbors:
- a CDS encoding AAA family ATPase, which codes for MPRRRVRRYPLNNLIDVQYSMLDESVRKPVTYYVLNLLKELQPNEQLLTLSMECLSMDDRMELIEKVFPKETRFPEDDFERNYYTDALDVVNSSSGLANVFIQALLDSFSMVKWSAVQKVLVKLLEKEYGLLSDNKNDLDERIAKLSEFFMLNPSDCAVLKILVISLGSRDSILKSILTEISYHEMQRRIAIATTIPLTVVKRVLSKTGILYTTRIIESISPDGYEYITLSSEIIEFLFDIEPVDILERYVKFDTGTTFPIHDFAVMPHDIKIVSTLLQSKKPCNILLYGKPGTGKTQFARSIVAYSNRKLFFLSTIIRNDTSKMESLSMRLMAITIALKIAEKNDAVLIIDEADSILNTESYFGFGDNGDKSKINDILDTSRIQSIWITNKIELIPDSTLRRFHYSISFKQFTEKQRMSLWHSMLGKSILKNIIKDDVLYTLCHKYTVNAAGIGMSIEAVEAMYTNHSIADDEVIPVLETLLQRHTELTGTHNETLLHPLTKQYDVSLCNADTDLQAIVAAVKSFYDKKIDNITMSFLLWGPSGTGKTEFVKYLAQQTARKLIVKRASDIFSMYVGQTEKLIRAAFEEAKEENAILFIDEADTFFIARENAQRSWEVSFVNEMLIQMENFGGVLICSTNMLKLLDTAVMRRFTFKIRFNPVKLSMRVMLYERYFVSDSNPLTLQQKKRIEAIEGLTPGHIKAVYQKALLTDLLNDHDHIIDQLENEVRYMNKQKKMKIGFNA